In a single window of the Notamacropus eugenii isolate mMacEug1 chromosome 4, mMacEug1.pri_v2, whole genome shotgun sequence genome:
- the JRK gene encoding jerky protein homolog, with amino-acid sequence MASKQPIVKNKGEKRKRVVLTLKEKIDICTRLEKGENRKALMQEYNVGMSTLYDIKAHKGQLLRFFANSDSNKALEHRRTLHTPKLEHLDRVLYEWFLVKRSEGVPVSGPMLIEKAKDFYEQMQLTEPCVFSGGWLWRFKARHGIKKLDVSNERQSADHQAAEQFCGFFRSLIAEHGLSPEQFYNADETGLFWRCLPNSTPEGASASGLKQTKDRLTVLMCANAAGSHKIKPLVIGKCNGPRTFKGIQHLPVAYKAQGNAWMDKEIFSDWFHHIFVPSVKDHFRNIGLPDDSKAILLLDNSRAHPQEAELVSDNIFTIFLPASVTSLIQPMDQGIRRDFMRNFINPPVTVQDLQTRYNISDAIFNVACAWNSVTSEILRRAWRKLWPSVMFAEVSSDEEEFDRFRVRPPNNTLVQILEMVKDPPSPPVNKLNKSEGDEWADADQEGEVSQGVSDTEIVETVWNPDNGTDSEKDSDGEDFREGEKTSWEKAASSFDSIISFAEKQPCFTNQEIMQLHMLHAIFMRQRQMANKQTEIRDIVKIENPRGYPGVCTDSAQSPIPSTSTALYSDN; translated from the coding sequence ATGGCTTCCAAACAGCCCATAGTGAAGAACAAAGGAGAGAAGCGTAAGAGAGTTGTGCTGACCCTAAAGGAGAAAATTGATATCTGTACCCGTCTTGAAAAGGGAGAGAACAGGAAAGCTTTGATGCAAGAGTACAATGTTGGCATGTCTACTTTGTATGACATCAAGGCTCACAAGGGACAGCTGCTGCGGTTTTTTGCTAATTCGGATTCTAACAAAGCCCTTGAACACCGCCGCACACTGCACACCCCTAAACTAGAGCATCTAGATCGGGTTTTGTATGAGTGGTTCTTGGTGAAACGGTCAGAGGGAGTCCCTGTCTCGGGCCCAATGCTCATTGAGAAGGCTAAAGATTTTTATGAGCAAATGCAGTTGACTGAGCCCTGTGTTTTTTCTGGAGGATGGCTTTGGAGGTTTAAGGCACGGCACGGCATCAAAAAGCTAGATGTTTCCAATGAAAGACAGTCAGCAGACCACCAGGCTGCAGAGCAGTTTTGTGGGTTTTTCCGAAGTTTAATTGCAGAACATGGTTTGTCCCCTGAGCAGTTTTACAATGCTGATGAAACTGGTCTGTTTTGGCGTTGCCTGCCAAATTCGACTCCTGAAGGGGCCAGTGCCTCAGGTTTGAAGCAGACCAAGGACAGATTGACTGTCCTCATGTGTGCTAATGCTGCAGGCTCCCACAAAATCAAACCTTTGGTGATTGGAAAGTGTAATGGTCCCAGGACTTTCAAAGGAATTCAGCATTTACCTGTTGCTTACAAGGCACAAGGTAATGCATGGATGGACAAAGAAATTTTTTCTGATTGGTTTCATCATATTTTTGTACCTTCAGTCAAAGATCATTTTAGAAATATAGGCTTACCTGATGACAGCAAAGCTATTCTTCTGCTAGACAATTCTCGAGCCCACCCTCAGGAAGCAGAGTTAGTCTCTGATAACATTTTTACCATCTTCCTGCCTGCCAGTGTTACCTCGTTGATTCAGCCTATGGACCAGGGCATTAGAAGAGATTTCATGAGAAATTTCATCAATCCTCCAGTCACTGTACAAGATCTTCAAACTCGTTACAACATAAGTGATGCCATTTTTAATGTTGCTTGTGCCTGGAATTCTGTTACTAGTGAAATACTAAGGCGGGCATGGAGAAAATTGTGGCCTAGTGTTATGTTTGCAGAAGTATCTTCTGATGAAGAAGAATTTGATCGATTTAGAGTAAGGCCTCCAAATAACACACTGGTACAGATTCTTGAAATGGTGAAGGATCCTCCTTCACCCCCAGTCAACAAACTGAATAAAAGTGAAGGAGATGAGTGGGCTGATGCTGACCAAGAAGGTGAAGTGTCACAGGGTGTTAGTGACACAGAAATAGTAGAAACTGTTTGGAATCCTGACAATGGGACTGATTCTGAAAAAGACAGTGATGGTGAAGATtttagggaaggggaaaaaacatcTTGGGAAAAAGCTGCTTCATCCTTTGATTCGATTATTAGTTTTGCAGAAAAGCAGCCATGTTTTACAAACCAGGAGATTATGCAGTTGCATATGCTGCATGCTATTTTTATGCGACAAAGACAGATGGCAAACAAACAAACTGAGATCAGGGATATAGTCAAGATAGAAAATCCCAGGGGATATCCTGGAGTTTGCACTGATTCAGCTCAATCTCCTATACCATCTACATCTACAGCACTGTATAGTGATAACTGA